The Actinomycetes bacterium genome contains a region encoding:
- a CDS encoding methyltransferase domain-containing protein: protein MDEATMVKVQQFAERALAEAAASAGLALARVGDRLGLWQTMAGAGPLTPAELAERTGTAERYVREWLACQAAGGYVAYDRAAGTFTLPEEVAAVLAVEDSPVYGGGIVQSLAVLWKEEAALAEAFRSGAGIGWDQHDPDLYEAQERMGRPLLRDQLVASWIASLEGVAARLQQGASVAEVVCRSGTATILMAQAYPRSTFYGFDTHDVAVARARKAAAQAGVSDRATFEVASATAFSGRYDLVCFFNTLHDLGDPVGALAHARQALSDAGTVLVVEPRAPDRLEDNLTPLGRLFYAASTGWCLPSGMSEPPGLGLGNQVGEARLRELLAEAGFGHVRLAGDAPFHLVFEVRP, encoded by the coding sequence ATGGACGAGGCGACGATGGTGAAGGTACAGCAGTTCGCCGAGCGGGCCCTTGCCGAGGCCGCGGCCAGCGCCGGTCTGGCGCTGGCCCGTGTCGGTGACCGGCTGGGCCTGTGGCAGACCATGGCCGGGGCCGGACCGCTCACCCCAGCCGAGCTGGCCGAGCGCACCGGCACCGCCGAGCGGTACGTGCGCGAGTGGCTGGCCTGCCAGGCCGCGGGCGGCTATGTGGCCTACGACCGAGCCGCTGGCACCTTCACCCTGCCGGAGGAGGTCGCCGCCGTCCTCGCCGTCGAAGACAGCCCCGTCTACGGCGGCGGCATCGTGCAGTCGCTTGCGGTGCTGTGGAAGGAGGAGGCGGCACTGGCCGAGGCGTTTCGCAGCGGCGCCGGCATCGGCTGGGACCAGCACGACCCCGACCTGTACGAGGCCCAGGAGCGCATGGGCCGGCCGCTGTTGCGCGACCAGCTCGTGGCGTCGTGGATCGCCTCCCTGGAAGGCGTCGCCGCCCGGCTCCAGCAGGGCGCGAGCGTGGCCGAGGTGGTCTGCCGGTCAGGGACCGCCACCATCCTCATGGCCCAGGCCTATCCCCGGTCGACCTTCTACGGCTTCGACACCCATGATGTGGCCGTCGCCCGGGCCCGCAAGGCCGCCGCCCAGGCTGGCGTCAGCGACCGGGCGACCTTCGAGGTCGCCTCGGCCACCGCCTTCTCCGGCCGCTACGACCTGGTCTGCTTCTTCAACACGCTCCACGACCTGGGCGACCCGGTCGGCGCGTTGGCCCACGCCCGCCAGGCGCTGAGCGACGCCGGCACGGTCCTTGTGGTGGAGCCGCGCGCACCTGACCGGCTGGAGGACAACCTCACCCCGCTCGGGCGGCTGTTTTACGCTGCCTCCACCGGCTGGTGCTTGCCGTCGGGAATGTCGGAGCCGCCCGGGCTGGGCCTGGGCAACCAGGTCGGGGAGGCACGGCTGCGCGAGCTGCTGGCCGAAGCCGGCTTCGGCCACGTCCGGCTGGCCGGGGACGCGCCCTTCCACCTCGTCTTCGAGGTCCGGCCCTAA